One genomic window of Quadrisphaera setariae includes the following:
- the ribH gene encoding 6,7-dimethyl-8-ribityllumazine synthase, with product MSGHGAPALQVDGSGVRVAVVAGLWHTEVVEGLLAGALRALEAAGAPEPTVVRVPGTFELPVAAARLAAAGYDAVVALGVVVRGGTPHFEYVCSAATTGLTEVAVRTGVPVGFGVLTCDTDAQALDRAGLPGSREDKGAEAAEAVLGTLAALRAAGALGSPEPALA from the coding sequence ATGAGCGGACACGGAGCACCGGCGCTGCAGGTCGACGGGAGCGGCGTGCGCGTCGCGGTGGTCGCCGGGCTGTGGCACACCGAGGTGGTGGAGGGCCTGCTGGCCGGTGCGCTGCGCGCCCTCGAGGCAGCCGGCGCACCCGAGCCGACCGTGGTGCGCGTCCCCGGCACCTTCGAGCTGCCGGTGGCGGCGGCGCGCTTGGCCGCGGCCGGTTACGACGCCGTGGTCGCCCTCGGCGTGGTGGTGCGCGGCGGGACCCCGCACTTCGAGTACGTGTGCTCGGCAGCGACCACGGGCCTGACCGAGGTGGCGGTGCGCACCGGCGTGCCGGTCGGGTTCGGCGTGCTGACCTGCGACACCGACGCCCAGGCCCTGGACCGGGCCGGCCTGCCGGGCAGCAGGGAGGACAAGGGCGCGGAGGCCGCGGAGGCCGTCCTGGGGACCCTCGCCGCGCTGCGCGCCGCCGGCGCGCTGGGCTCCCCGGAGCCCGCCCTCGCCTGA
- the ribB gene encoding 3,4-dihydroxy-2-butanone-4-phosphate synthase yields the protein MSATTTSASRGLEGLSTVEEALAALRCGRPVLVLDDDDREDEGDVVLAASLATPQWVAWTVKHGSGLLCAPLPAVLADSLGLPDMVERNEDSLRTAYTVTVDAASGVTTGISAADRARTARVLADPASGPADLIRPGHVLPLRARPGGVLERRGHTEAAVDLCRLAGLPPVAIITELVDLDDPDGDMLRGPGVVALGAEHGLPVITIEQLAAHLRAEATASTDRDHGPSATSRPARERQRVVEVARAALPTEHGEFTAVAFRDLATGAEHLAVVGLGAPPARGGPPRSSSSSPPSTEAAVPLVRVHSECLTGDAFGSLRCDCGPQLRAALDRIGAEGGVLVHLGGHEGRAIGLSAKIAAYALQDGGADTVDANLELGLPVDAREYGGAAAVLRALGVERVRLLTNNPGKTSGLAEHGVDVVEQVGLHVGDDDAAAPSAQPAPSAPLREAYLATKRARMGHTPPTAPSALSAAGAQKTTTQEEQA from the coding sequence ATGAGCGCCACCACCACGAGCGCGAGTCGGGGGCTCGAGGGCCTGAGCACCGTCGAGGAAGCGCTCGCCGCGCTGCGCTGCGGCCGTCCGGTCCTCGTGCTCGACGACGACGACCGCGAGGACGAGGGCGACGTCGTCCTCGCCGCGTCCCTGGCGACGCCGCAGTGGGTCGCGTGGACCGTCAAGCACGGCTCCGGCCTGCTGTGCGCCCCCCTGCCCGCGGTGCTGGCCGACTCCCTCGGCCTGCCCGACATGGTCGAGCGCAACGAGGACTCGCTGCGGACGGCGTACACGGTCACGGTCGACGCCGCTTCCGGAGTCACCACGGGCATCAGCGCCGCCGACCGCGCCCGCACCGCTCGGGTGCTCGCCGACCCGGCCTCCGGGCCGGCCGACCTCATCCGCCCCGGGCACGTGCTGCCGCTGCGAGCCCGCCCGGGCGGGGTGCTGGAGCGCCGCGGTCACACCGAGGCCGCCGTCGACCTGTGCCGCCTGGCCGGGCTGCCGCCCGTGGCGATCATCACCGAGCTCGTGGACCTCGACGACCCCGACGGCGACATGCTCCGCGGCCCCGGCGTGGTGGCCCTGGGCGCGGAGCACGGGCTGCCCGTCATCACCATCGAGCAGCTCGCCGCGCACCTGCGCGCCGAGGCCACCGCGTCCACCGACCGCGACCACGGGCCCTCGGCCACCTCCCGTCCGGCCCGCGAGCGCCAGCGCGTGGTCGAGGTGGCTCGCGCCGCGCTGCCGACGGAGCACGGCGAGTTCACCGCCGTCGCCTTCCGCGACCTCGCCACGGGCGCGGAGCACCTGGCGGTGGTCGGGCTGGGGGCACCTCCCGCTCGTGGGGGACCGCCGCGCTCGTCGTCGTCCTCACCCCCTTCCACCGAGGCGGCGGTGCCGCTGGTGCGCGTGCACTCGGAGTGCCTCACCGGCGACGCGTTCGGGTCGCTGCGCTGCGACTGCGGTCCGCAGCTGCGCGCAGCCCTGGACCGGATCGGCGCCGAGGGCGGGGTGCTGGTGCACCTCGGCGGCCACGAGGGGCGGGCCATCGGCCTGTCCGCCAAGATCGCGGCGTACGCCCTGCAGGACGGCGGCGCCGACACCGTGGACGCGAACCTCGAGCTGGGGCTGCCCGTCGACGCCCGCGAGTACGGCGGCGCGGCCGCGGTGCTGCGCGCGCTCGGCGTGGAGCGGGTGCGGCTGCTGACCAACAACCCGGGGAAGACCTCGGGCCTGGCGGAGCACGGCGTGGACGTGGTGGAGCAGGTCGGGCTGCACGTGGGCGACGACGACGCGGCTGCACCGTCAGCACAGCCAGCGCCGTCAGCCCCGCTGCGCGAGGCCTACCTCGCCACCAAGCGCGCCCGGATGGGCCACACGCCCCCCACCGCCCCGTCCGCGCTCTCCGCGGCGGGTGCGCAGAAGACGACGACGCAGGAGGAGCAGGCATGA
- a CDS encoding riboflavin synthase: MFTGIVEELGEVVALERGETSARLTVRGPLVTGDAVHGASIAVDGCCLTVVDIARDDDGAPTGFTADAMLETLERTTLGRLRPGDRVDLERPVAAGGRLGGHVVQGHVDGVGEVAARVPGDRWEVVTVSVPAELAKYVVEKGSVAVDGVSLTVTAVSAAGAERAWFSVSLIPETLRATTLGRKGVGDPVNLEVDVLAKHVERLLADRAVAGLGSGLGAAELEEAVR; encoded by the coding sequence ATGTTCACCGGCATCGTCGAGGAGCTCGGAGAGGTCGTGGCGCTGGAGCGCGGCGAGACCTCCGCCCGCCTCACCGTCCGCGGCCCGCTCGTCACCGGCGACGCCGTCCACGGCGCGTCCATCGCCGTGGACGGCTGCTGCCTCACCGTGGTCGACATCGCCCGCGACGACGACGGCGCGCCCACCGGCTTCACCGCCGACGCGATGCTCGAGACCCTCGAGCGCACCACCCTCGGCCGGCTCCGCCCCGGCGACCGGGTGGACCTGGAGCGGCCCGTCGCCGCGGGCGGTCGCCTCGGCGGGCACGTCGTGCAGGGCCACGTCGACGGCGTCGGCGAGGTCGCGGCGCGCGTGCCGGGCGACCGGTGGGAGGTCGTCACGGTCTCCGTCCCCGCCGAGCTGGCGAAGTACGTGGTGGAGAAGGGCTCCGTCGCCGTCGACGGCGTGTCCCTCACGGTGACCGCGGTCAGCGCGGCGGGCGCCGAGCGGGCGTGGTTCTCCGTCTCGCTCATCCCCGAGACGCTGCGCGCCACCACGCTGGGCCGCAAGGGCGTCGGCGACCCGGTGAACCTCGAGGTGGACGTGCTGGCCAAGCACGTGGAGCGGCTGCTCGCCGACCGCGCGGTCGCCGGTCTGGGCTCCGGTCTGGGCGCTGCCGAGCTCGAGGAGGCCGTGCGATGA